The proteins below come from a single Kosakonia sp. SMBL-WEM22 genomic window:
- a CDS encoding HlyD family secretion protein, whose translation MMTPEQKFARWVRVSIASFLLMFVYFIVADIWIPLTPDSTVMRVVTPVSARVSGYVSEVYVQNNSRVKRGDLLYRLDATPFENQVEAAEIALAQARLTNQQLDAQIAAAQASLKTAQLTAQNNRVSFERYQRLGKMQSVSQSDLDNVRTTWQGSEQTVTNLNASIEALRIQRGERDEAHNVTLQKYRNALQQAQLNLGWTQVRAEADGTVSNLQLSPGFYAQAGGASLALVHEKSDIVADFREKSLRHTHVGTDAAVVFDALPGQVFHAHVTSSDAGTLAGQEAVNGQLSEPETSNRWVRDAQRMRIHVALDEPLPKELPTGARATVQLYNSEGIFARFFSGLQIRLVSLLHYVY comes from the coding sequence ATGATGACGCCTGAACAAAAATTTGCCCGCTGGGTAAGGGTCAGTATTGCCTCTTTCCTGCTGATGTTTGTCTATTTTATTGTCGCCGATATCTGGATCCCGCTGACGCCGGACTCCACCGTGATGCGCGTGGTAACCCCGGTTTCCGCCCGCGTCTCTGGCTATGTTTCTGAGGTTTACGTGCAGAACAACAGCCGGGTAAAGCGCGGCGATCTGCTCTACCGACTCGACGCCACTCCCTTTGAAAACCAGGTCGAAGCCGCGGAGATTGCGCTGGCGCAGGCGCGTCTGACCAATCAACAGCTCGATGCGCAGATCGCTGCCGCGCAGGCGAGCCTGAAAACGGCGCAGCTAACGGCGCAGAATAATCGCGTCAGCTTTGAGCGCTATCAGCGCCTCGGCAAAATGCAGAGTGTCTCGCAGTCCGATCTCGATAACGTGCGCACCACCTGGCAGGGGAGCGAGCAGACGGTGACGAATCTTAACGCCAGCATCGAAGCGCTGCGTATTCAGCGCGGTGAACGAGATGAGGCGCATAACGTCACGCTGCAAAAATACCGCAATGCGCTGCAACAGGCGCAGCTGAACCTCGGCTGGACGCAGGTGCGCGCCGAAGCGGACGGCACGGTCAGCAACCTGCAACTTAGCCCCGGTTTTTATGCCCAGGCGGGCGGCGCGTCGCTGGCGCTGGTGCATGAGAAGAGCGATATCGTCGCCGATTTTCGTGAAAAGAGCCTGCGCCATACGCATGTTGGCACCGATGCGGCGGTGGTGTTTGATGCGTTGCCAGGCCAGGTATTTCACGCCCATGTCACCAGCAGCGATGCGGGCACCCTCGCCGGGCAGGAGGCGGTAAACGGTCAACTGTCGGAGCCGGAAACTTCAAACCGCTGGGTGCGCGATGCGCAGCGTATGCGTATCCATGTAGCGCTGGATGAGCCGCTGCCAAAAGAGTTGCCGACCGGCGCGCGTGCCACGGTGCAGCTCTATAACAGCGAAGGGATCTTCGCCCGCTTCTTCTCCGGGCTGCAAATCCGCCTGGTAAGCCTGCTGCACTATGTCTATTAA
- a CDS encoding FosA family fosfomycin resistance glutathione transferase — MLTTLNHLTLAVSELARSVDFYHHLLGMRLHARWDNGAYLTCGDLWICLSVDEARRVIPADQSDYTHYAFSVDEGALAAFTMRLEQAGVVSWKVNKSEGASYYFLDPDGHKLEAHVGDLAQRLAACRAKPYQGMVFFD, encoded by the coding sequence GTGCTCACTACCCTTAACCACCTTACGCTGGCGGTCAGCGAGCTGGCGCGCAGCGTTGATTTCTACCATCACTTGCTCGGCATGAGGCTGCATGCGCGCTGGGATAACGGCGCCTATCTCACCTGTGGCGATCTCTGGATCTGCCTCTCCGTCGATGAGGCGCGCCGGGTTATACCTGCCGATCAAAGCGATTACACCCACTACGCCTTCAGCGTTGACGAGGGCGCACTGGCAGCGTTTACCATGCGGCTGGAACAGGCGGGTGTGGTGAGCTGGAAGGTGAACAAAAGCGAAGGGGCGTCGTACTACTTCCTTGACCCGGACGGCCACAAGCTGGAAGCGCATGTTGGCGATCTGGCGCAGCGTCTGGCGGCTTGTCGCGCGAAGCCCTATCAGGGAATGGTGTTTTTTGATTGA
- a CDS encoding VOC family protein: MQQSVRGIDHIGITVPDIKAATRFLTAALGAELIYQSVAPDDEDIDSEAQQKTLRLVPGTVIKAVSMLKLQHGPGIELFEMQGPSQREPLRANDFGLQHFAVYVDNIDAALKQFADAGGEIFTAPQPLGFPTEKGDGNCFCYGRTPWGSIVEFITYPTPMPYEHDTPLRRWKP; encoded by the coding sequence ATGCAGCAGAGCGTTCGCGGGATCGATCATATTGGTATTACCGTACCGGATATAAAAGCCGCCACCCGTTTTCTTACCGCGGCATTAGGCGCGGAGCTGATTTACCAGTCCGTGGCACCAGACGATGAGGATATTGATAGCGAGGCGCAGCAAAAGACGCTGCGGCTGGTGCCGGGTACGGTGATCAAAGCGGTGAGCATGCTCAAGCTGCAACACGGGCCGGGTATTGAGCTGTTTGAAATGCAGGGGCCTTCCCAGCGCGAACCGCTGCGGGCGAACGACTTTGGCCTGCAACACTTTGCGGTCTATGTCGACAATATCGATGCCGCGCTGAAACAGTTTGCCGATGCGGGCGGCGAGATCTTTACCGCACCGCAGCCGCTGGGCTTCCCAACCGAGAAGGGCGACGGCAACTGCTTTTGCTATGGCCGCACGCCGTGGGGCAGCATCGTCGAATTTATCACTTACCCGACACCAATGCCCTACGAGCACGACACGCCGCTGCGCCGCTGGAAGCCGTGA
- a CDS encoding NAD-dependent succinate-semialdehyde dehydrogenase → MAYQTVNPFNNQLIKAYPNHSDADIEATLRQADALYHSEWAKGSIDQRLPVLHKLADLLESHQEELAKIATQEMGKLIAQSRSEVQICAQIARYYADNAKKFLAPVKYDTELGDAWVEHHPIGIIMAVEPWNFPYYQLIRVLAPNLAAGNPVICKHASIVPHCAEAFAHLVREAGAPEGAWTNLFISSDQVSAIIADPRVQGAALTGSEKAGSAVASQAAKHIKKSTLELGGNDVFIVLDDADLEKAVKTGVQARLANAGQVCTAAKRFIVHQKVADQFLRQFTDAFQQVKMGDPLDESTTLGPLSSKDALETLSKQVSEAVQKGAKLHFGGKPAKSDGNFFEPTILTHITRDNPAYFEEFFGPVAQIYVVQDDEEAVRLANDSHYGLGGAIFSRDIERAKALASRIETGMVYINWLTDTAAELPFGGVKRSGFGRELSDLGIKEFVNQKLVVVRQ, encoded by the coding sequence ATGGCTTACCAGACAGTGAATCCTTTCAATAATCAGCTGATCAAAGCGTATCCGAACCACAGCGATGCCGATATAGAGGCGACGTTGCGCCAGGCTGACGCCCTTTACCACTCCGAGTGGGCAAAAGGGAGCATCGACCAGCGGCTGCCGGTACTGCATAAACTGGCTGACCTGCTGGAGAGCCATCAGGAGGAGCTGGCAAAAATCGCCACCCAGGAGATGGGGAAACTGATTGCCCAGAGCCGCAGCGAGGTGCAGATCTGTGCGCAGATCGCCCGTTACTATGCGGACAACGCGAAAAAGTTCCTCGCCCCGGTGAAATATGACACCGAGCTGGGCGATGCCTGGGTTGAGCACCATCCGATCGGCATCATCATGGCAGTCGAGCCGTGGAACTTCCCGTATTATCAGCTCATTCGCGTGCTGGCCCCGAACCTGGCTGCCGGTAACCCGGTCATCTGTAAGCACGCCAGCATCGTGCCGCACTGCGCCGAAGCCTTCGCCCATCTGGTGCGTGAAGCGGGCGCACCGGAAGGGGCATGGACCAACCTGTTTATCTCTTCCGATCAAGTCTCAGCGATTATCGCTGACCCGCGCGTGCAGGGCGCAGCCCTGACCGGTTCGGAAAAAGCGGGTAGCGCGGTCGCCTCGCAGGCGGCGAAGCACATTAAAAAATCGACCCTCGAACTGGGTGGTAACGATGTCTTTATCGTGCTCGACGACGCCGATCTCGAGAAGGCGGTGAAAACTGGCGTACAGGCGCGTCTGGCTAACGCCGGGCAGGTTTGTACCGCGGCGAAACGCTTTATCGTGCACCAGAAGGTAGCCGATCAGTTCCTGCGCCAGTTCACCGACGCTTTCCAGCAGGTGAAGATGGGCGACCCGCTTGATGAGAGCACTACGCTTGGGCCGCTGTCGTCAAAAGATGCGCTGGAAACCCTTAGCAAACAGGTGAGTGAAGCGGTGCAAAAAGGGGCGAAACTTCACTTCGGCGGTAAGCCGGCGAAGAGTGACGGTAACTTCTTTGAGCCGACCATTCTGACCCATATTACCCGCGATAACCCGGCGTACTTCGAAGAGTTCTTCGGCCCGGTGGCGCAGATTTATGTGGTGCAGGACGATGAAGAGGCGGTACGCCTGGCAAACGACTCCCATTATGGCCTCGGCGGAGCGATCTTCAGCCGCGATATTGAGCGGGCGAAAGCGCTGGCCTCGCGGATTGAAACCGGGATGGTTTACATCAACTGGCTGACCGATACCGCAGCGGAACTGCCGTTTGGCGGGGTGAAACGCTCGGGCTTTGGTCGTGAGTTGTCGGATCTGGGGATCAAAGAGTTTGTGAACCAGAAGCTGGTGGTGGTGCGTCAGTAG
- a CDS encoding AraC family transcriptional regulator has product MAVTRDITQSFFRSPALPGMELRSTHTSTQAYKRHRHAELSIGAIIEGQTRCVCHQQEYLLRPGDLIIIPALTPHSCNPLAGQPRSYHMLYLADENRAQQVIRDPQLFEHFLHIVALIESNQTQPLPGAIQTLLAALPNVSGDEPLRAVSEQVQMALQENLQQPPTLDALAHAFSLRKETLIRTFKRDTGLTPGSFLNLVRVEFAKSRLRAGDKLADVGYQSGFADQSHFHKTFVSYTAATPRQYALGSISDNK; this is encoded by the coding sequence ATGGCAGTGACTCGCGATATCACACAAAGTTTTTTCCGCTCCCCGGCGCTGCCCGGCATGGAGCTACGCAGCACCCACACCAGCACGCAGGCCTATAAGCGCCACCGCCACGCGGAGCTCTCCATCGGCGCGATTATTGAGGGCCAGACCCGCTGCGTCTGCCACCAGCAGGAATACCTGCTGCGGCCAGGCGATCTGATTATTATCCCGGCCCTGACGCCGCACAGCTGCAACCCGCTCGCCGGGCAACCGCGCAGTTATCATATGCTCTATCTGGCTGATGAAAACCGCGCCCAGCAGGTGATTCGTGACCCGCAATTGTTCGAACACTTTCTGCATATCGTCGCGCTGATCGAGAGCAATCAGACGCAGCCATTACCAGGTGCTATCCAGACTCTGCTCGCCGCACTGCCAAATGTGTCTGGCGATGAACCACTCCGCGCGGTCAGCGAGCAGGTGCAGATGGCGTTGCAAGAGAATTTGCAGCAGCCGCCGACGCTGGATGCGCTGGCCCACGCCTTTTCGCTGCGCAAAGAGACGCTGATCCGCACCTTCAAGCGCGACACCGGCTTAACCCCCGGCAGCTTTCTTAACCTCGTCCGCGTCGAGTTTGCCAAAAGCCGTCTGCGCGCCGGGGATAAACTGGCGGATGTCGGCTACCAGAGCGGTTTTGCCGATCAGAGCCACTTTCATAAAACCTTTGTCAGCTACACCGCCGCCACACCGCGCCAGTACGCGCTCGGATCAATATCAGACAATAAATAG
- a CDS encoding putative T6SS immunity periplasmic lipoprotein, translating into MELITNKSPCLLLIVAGSIALTGCPGQGDRLKADETTTVLKEGDNVCFVVPNARDFQPSFIAINPRETPVQERKYTFLPQLKVRDEKLCIPPSFYSFSMNGQFVVNYILKSRTQDDSPRSVVVGIEFRQGSVVNFPLATNEIAR; encoded by the coding sequence ATGGAACTGATTACCAATAAAAGCCCATGCTTGCTGCTTATTGTCGCAGGCTCCATCGCGTTGACAGGCTGTCCTGGACAGGGCGATCGCCTGAAGGCGGATGAAACTACAACCGTACTGAAAGAGGGTGATAACGTCTGCTTCGTGGTTCCAAATGCAAGGGATTTTCAGCCGAGCTTTATCGCGATAAATCCCCGTGAGACACCCGTGCAAGAGAGAAAATATACCTTTTTACCGCAACTGAAAGTGCGCGATGAAAAGCTGTGTATTCCCCCCTCGTTTTATTCATTTTCAATGAATGGACAATTTGTTGTTAACTACATTCTCAAATCGCGCACTCAGGATGATTCGCCCAGAAGCGTTGTGGTTGGCATCGAGTTTAGACAAGGGAGCGTTGTAAACTTTCCTCTCGCCACTAATGAGATCGCACGCTGA
- a CDS encoding DUF2955 domain-containing protein, which translates to MSINTLARVFTPHGNIVYTANDFRQTLRIVFAGMIALSVSSFYNTQYGVFYVIYPVMLLSLVPVFNRHVAKQFVFSAVINCIEMVFIIGYLMQWPVIMTLVVFGLYVMRFRFMSKGPLFLFGSTGVVCQSTMLNFMSYPSSDWHTLLFSNIEASIMAVALSALMHFLLPDVEPRTRPPLIEKNAARVRHESLLSGTVATMIFVVFQMSDLSDSLSALMAGILILFPMHYRGSVLSSLWRVVGVVLACLYILLVQLILYNHSSHMLLMMPLIGLGLAFSARLHVMEKVGAGVGFASVTTIGIMFGQNLHPDTDLVFSDLYRIVSVTVSLVATLTMVYLVHLILNRFEATRFVIEE; encoded by the coding sequence ATGTCTATTAACACGCTGGCCCGCGTCTTTACGCCGCACGGCAACATCGTCTACACGGCGAATGATTTTCGCCAGACGCTGCGCATTGTTTTTGCCGGGATGATCGCCTTGAGCGTGTCGAGCTTTTACAACACCCAGTATGGCGTTTTCTATGTGATCTACCCGGTGATGCTGCTGTCGCTGGTGCCGGTCTTTAACCGCCACGTCGCCAAACAGTTTGTGTTCAGCGCGGTGATTAACTGCATCGAAATGGTGTTTATCATCGGCTATCTGATGCAGTGGCCGGTGATCATGACGCTGGTAGTGTTTGGGCTCTATGTGATGCGTTTTCGCTTTATGAGCAAAGGCCCGCTGTTTCTCTTTGGCTCTACCGGCGTGGTGTGCCAGAGCACGATGCTCAATTTTATGAGCTACCCGTCGAGCGACTGGCATACGCTGCTCTTTTCCAATATTGAGGCCAGTATTATGGCCGTCGCCCTCAGTGCGCTGATGCACTTTCTGCTGCCGGACGTTGAGCCGCGCACCCGCCCACCGCTGATTGAGAAAAACGCCGCCCGGGTGCGCCACGAATCACTGCTCTCCGGCACTGTGGCGACGATGATTTTTGTTGTCTTCCAGATGAGCGATTTGAGCGATTCGCTCTCAGCATTGATGGCGGGAATTTTGATCCTCTTTCCGATGCACTATCGCGGGTCGGTGCTGAGCTCCTTATGGCGCGTAGTCGGCGTGGTGCTGGCGTGTCTCTATATCCTGCTGGTACAGCTGATCCTCTATAACCACAGCAGCCATATGCTGTTGATGATGCCACTGATCGGCCTGGGGCTGGCCTTTAGCGCGCGGCTGCATGTGATGGAGAAGGTGGGCGCAGGCGTCGGTTTCGCCAGCGTCACCACCATCGGCATTATGTTTGGCCAGAATCTGCACCCGGACACCGACCTGGTGTTCAGCGACCTGTACCGCATTGTCTCCGTTACCGTCTCGCTGGTGGCGACGCTGACGATGGTCTATCTGGTGCACCTGATTTTGAACCGCTTTGAAGCGACACGGTTTGTGATTGAGGAGTGA
- a CDS encoding LysE family transporter: MDIFPAAFPALALAHFVALLSPGPDFFLLIGYAIRYRLRGSAGLCIGVAFGNALYILLVIIGASALRHFSGLFTAIELLGALYLLWIGSHLVRSRPQTLALDETQQRCPGIGKQFLLGLGSALLNPKNALFYLALMTALLGPDVTLLQQSVSGVWMVMVVLLWDLALVSLIGLPALQRRLSRSICWIERIAGVVLMVFGGWIVWTLLCNLLIY; encoded by the coding sequence ATGGATATCTTTCCCGCCGCGTTTCCCGCCCTGGCGCTGGCACACTTTGTCGCGCTGCTCAGCCCCGGCCCGGACTTTTTCCTGCTGATAGGTTACGCCATCCGTTACCGCCTGCGCGGTAGCGCCGGATTGTGCATCGGCGTCGCTTTCGGCAACGCGCTCTATATTCTGCTGGTGATTATCGGGGCCAGCGCACTGCGCCACTTCAGCGGGCTGTTTACCGCCATCGAACTGCTCGGCGCGCTATATCTGCTGTGGATTGGCTCACACCTGGTGCGCAGCCGCCCGCAAACACTGGCGCTGGATGAGACGCAGCAGCGCTGCCCCGGCATCGGTAAACAGTTTTTACTTGGCCTCGGCTCGGCGCTGCTCAACCCGAAAAACGCCCTCTTCTACCTTGCGCTGATGACCGCCCTGCTCGGCCCGGATGTGACGCTGCTGCAACAATCGGTCAGCGGTGTGTGGATGGTGATGGTAGTGCTGCTGTGGGATTTAGCGCTGGTCAGCCTGATTGGCCTGCCTGCGCTGCAACGGCGTCTGAGCCGCAGCATCTGCTGGATAGAGCGCATCGCCGGCGTAGTGCTGATGGTGTTTGGCGGGTGGATTGTGTGGACACTGCTGTGCAATCTACTTATCTATTAA
- a CDS encoding DUF445 domain-containing protein, with protein MEKLAELKRAKRLALSLLLVAAAVFVTTLFLPPNFWVSGVKAIAEAAMVGALADWFAVVALFRRVPLPFISRHTAIIPRNKDRIGDNLGQFVQEKFLDTQSLVALIQRHQPAQMIGVWFSQPENAQRVGTHLLQVMSGFLEMTDDSRIQRLIRRAVHKAIDKVDLTQTSALMLESLTRNNRHQKLLDTLITQLIALLQRESTRTFIARQVVHWLETDHPLKAKVLPKEWLGEQSAALVSDAVNSLLDDINADRTHQIRQAFDRATMKLIANLKSDPEMAERAENIKEYLKNDEAFNRYVGEMWGDLRNWMKADMQSEDSKMQKRISEAGLWFGETLLADGALRTSLNEHLEQAAHRVAPEFSAFLTRHISDTVKSWDARDMSYQVELNIGKDLQFIRINGTLVGGCIGLILYLLSQIPALLNLSAL; from the coding sequence ATGGAAAAATTAGCTGAACTGAAGCGAGCCAAACGACTGGCGCTGTCGCTGCTGCTGGTCGCTGCCGCGGTATTTGTTACCACTCTCTTTCTGCCGCCGAACTTCTGGGTGAGCGGGGTCAAGGCCATTGCCGAAGCGGCGATGGTCGGCGCGCTGGCCGACTGGTTTGCGGTGGTGGCGCTGTTTCGCCGCGTACCACTGCCGTTTATCTCCCGCCATACGGCGATCATTCCGCGCAATAAAGACCGGATTGGCGACAATCTTGGGCAGTTCGTGCAGGAGAAGTTTCTTGATACCCAATCACTGGTAGCGCTAATCCAGCGGCATCAGCCCGCGCAGATGATCGGCGTCTGGTTCAGCCAGCCGGAGAACGCGCAGCGCGTCGGCACGCATCTGTTGCAAGTGATGAGCGGCTTTCTCGAGATGACCGATGACAGCCGTATTCAGCGGCTGATCCGCCGGGCAGTGCATAAAGCGATCGATAAAGTCGATTTAACGCAAACCAGCGCCCTGATGCTGGAGAGCCTGACGCGTAACAACCGCCACCAGAAGTTGCTGGACACGTTAATTACTCAACTGATTGCGCTGTTGCAGCGGGAAAGTACGCGCACCTTTATCGCCCGCCAGGTGGTGCACTGGCTGGAGACCGACCATCCGTTGAAGGCGAAAGTGCTGCCGAAAGAGTGGCTGGGGGAGCAGAGCGCGGCGCTGGTCTCCGATGCCGTCAACTCACTGCTGGATGATATCAATGCCGATCGCACACACCAGATCCGCCAGGCGTTCGATCGCGCGACGATGAAACTGATCGCCAACCTGAAAAGCGATCCGGAGATGGCGGAGCGGGCGGAAAACATCAAAGAGTATCTGAAGAATGATGAGGCGTTTAACCGCTACGTCGGCGAGATGTGGGGCGATCTGCGCAACTGGATGAAAGCTGATATGCAGTCCGAGGATTCAAAAATGCAAAAGCGCATCAGTGAAGCCGGGCTGTGGTTTGGCGAAACGCTGCTGGCAGACGGCGCGCTACGCACCTCGCTTAACGAGCACCTCGAACAGGCGGCCCATCGCGTGGCACCAGAGTTTTCAGCTTTCCTGACGCGCCATATTAGCGACACGGTGAAGAGCTGGGATGCGCGGGATATGTCTTACCAGGTGGAGCTGAATATCGGCAAGGATCTGCAATTTATCCGTATTAACGGCACGCTGGTCGGCGGCTGTATCGGCCTGATTTTGTACCTCTTGTCGCAGATTCCGGCGCTCTTAAACCTCTCTGCCCTCTGA
- a CDS encoding HipA domain-containing protein has protein sequence MTTDVWVYADWQDFVEPARVGLLCADRIRNGEHFSFRYDDAWLISPFAQKVDPELELYSGEQHSQASRNFRVFLDSCPDRWGRLLMKRREAILARHEARRPRQLGEIDFLLGVHDFHRQGALRFKRAPDGAFLDDNHRLAAPPLTSLRELAYAAAQVERHDERDDAEYLKWLEMLMSPGSSLGGARPKASVRDEENHLWIAKFPSRYDDYDIAAWEFITWQLARNAGIDMAECRIERFGSEYHTFLTKRFDRKPDSRLHFTSAMTQLGYYDGDYEASYLELAQFLTEKGARSRDDLAQLWRRIVFNIAVSNNDDHLRNHGFIYQQGGWRLSPAYDINPVPDAQGLHLNISDSDNSLDFELAMSVIDFFQLSRSRAHAIKQEVLSSVSQWRSHAQALGITRNEQERVAPAFNF, from the coding sequence ATGACAACGGATGTTTGGGTGTATGCCGACTGGCAAGATTTTGTCGAGCCTGCGCGGGTTGGCCTGCTGTGTGCAGACAGGATACGCAATGGCGAGCATTTTAGTTTTCGCTATGACGATGCGTGGCTGATATCGCCCTTCGCGCAGAAAGTCGATCCCGAGCTGGAACTCTACTCCGGCGAGCAGCACAGCCAGGCGTCACGGAATTTTCGCGTTTTTCTCGACTCCTGTCCGGATCGCTGGGGACGGCTACTGATGAAACGGCGGGAGGCCATCCTTGCCCGGCATGAAGCGCGTCGACCACGGCAACTGGGTGAAATCGATTTTCTGTTGGGGGTGCATGATTTTCACCGTCAGGGGGCGTTGCGCTTCAAGCGCGCTCCTGACGGTGCCTTTCTTGACGATAACCACCGATTAGCGGCACCGCCATTGACCTCGTTAAGAGAGCTGGCGTATGCGGCAGCGCAGGTTGAACGTCATGACGAGCGTGACGACGCTGAGTATCTCAAATGGCTGGAAATGCTGATGTCGCCAGGCTCCTCGCTGGGCGGTGCGCGCCCTAAAGCCAGTGTGCGTGATGAAGAAAACCATCTATGGATCGCCAAATTTCCCAGCCGCTACGACGATTACGATATCGCCGCGTGGGAATTTATCACCTGGCAACTGGCGCGTAATGCAGGTATCGACATGGCAGAGTGCCGTATCGAGCGTTTTGGGAGTGAATACCACACCTTCCTGACTAAGCGTTTTGACAGAAAGCCCGATTCCCGCCTGCACTTTACCTCTGCGATGACACAGCTTGGTTATTACGATGGTGATTACGAGGCGTCCTACCTCGAGCTGGCGCAGTTCCTGACGGAAAAAGGCGCCCGCAGCCGCGACGATTTAGCCCAGCTTTGGCGACGCATCGTTTTCAATATTGCCGTTTCTAACAATGACGATCACCTGCGTAACCACGGATTTATCTATCAGCAGGGCGGCTGGAGATTGTCGCCCGCTTATGACATTAATCCGGTGCCGGATGCGCAGGGGCTACATCTCAATATCAGCGATAGTGATAACAGCCTCGATTTCGAACTGGCGATGTCAGTCATCGATTTTTTCCAGCTGAGCCGTTCACGAGCGCACGCGATTAAACAAGAAGTATTAAGCAGCGTAAGCCAGTGGCGCAGCCATGCGCAAGCGCTGGGCATCACCCGCAACGAGCAGGAAAGAGTGGCTCCGGCGTTTAACTTTTAA
- a CDS encoding helix-turn-helix transcriptional regulator gives MTARDKRSAVIFPRHQQVLTQFGENIKLARKRRKLTQTMLSERTGLSRLTLRKIEQGDPGVSLGHYVAVLGVLGLVDDFLLLARDDELGRKLQDIELLRKRGEPR, from the coding sequence ATGACAGCAAGAGATAAACGCAGCGCGGTTATCTTTCCCCGCCATCAGCAAGTCCTCACGCAGTTTGGTGAGAACATCAAGCTTGCCCGCAAACGCCGAAAACTTACTCAGACTATGCTCTCAGAACGAACGGGGTTGAGCCGTCTTACCTTGCGAAAAATCGAGCAGGGCGACCCAGGGGTTTCGCTTGGGCACTATGTGGCTGTGCTTGGCGTCCTGGGGCTGGTCGATGATTTTCTTCTGCTTGCCAGGGATGATGAACTGGGGCGCAAGTTGCAGGATATTGAGCTTTTAAGGAAGAGAGGAGAGCCTCGTTAA
- a CDS encoding MarR family transcriptional regulator encodes MTEDELFARRPLGMRMAMVVRQWRATIDHALRDTGITQSSWTVLMQLQQLGDNVSVSELAEVQGIELPPLMRTLAQLETQGLIARTTSPYDKRIRLLKLTAKGCALLEKITQVIEACQLRATKSIPAEDLQQFSATLSQLACNLRVMREEDNKTE; translated from the coding sequence ATGACCGAAGATGAACTGTTTGCCCGCCGACCGCTGGGAATGCGCATGGCAATGGTAGTGCGCCAGTGGCGAGCGACCATTGATCATGCCCTGCGCGACACCGGAATTACCCAGTCGAGCTGGACGGTGCTGATGCAGTTGCAGCAACTGGGAGACAATGTTTCGGTCAGCGAGCTGGCGGAAGTGCAGGGCATTGAACTGCCGCCGCTGATGCGCACGCTCGCCCAGCTGGAGACGCAGGGGCTGATTGCGCGTACGACATCGCCGTACGACAAGCGTATTCGCCTGCTGAAATTGACCGCCAAAGGGTGTGCTCTGCTGGAGAAGATCACGCAAGTGATTGAAGCCTGCCAGCTGCGGGCAACGAAGAGTATCCCGGCGGAAGATCTGCAACAGTTCAGCGCCACGCTGAGCCAACTCGCCTGTAATCTGCGCGTGATGCGCGAAGAAGATAATAAAACCGAATAA